The following are encoded together in the Anopheles nili chromosome 3, idAnoNiliSN_F5_01, whole genome shotgun sequence genome:
- the LOC128724430 gene encoding uncharacterized protein LOC128724430 → MIGKCIMTSRSGPGGCPGCDDGANVSHNSNHIPKDAVPVDAGRTSAVPVTGNGCVVGSSVDRVAVRSPFPRRNETIATDRVSSQGTTVSGQVESGTGMMDESLQPSTMGGDDCTGVDTTDAASGTTVKSGSSQTAGGILIEKDEDPYAELERILERAQAEISEMFEQTLLEENLAAVAAPAGSDKKRKNDLKAHHDEEQTNDNRGPPRNGSHPQQHHHHDHRQQQHASHHVKYATIPHAHVTHQSKAAIGGAHSATIERNHWPPVAADGGSKRTRNSYDPRYRSHDRMELVSSTTSGMTPGSLPKVMAVYKTGTRSQSAGEAMYSSGYSSYGRYTERSDSLSDDMSLLDVRAACCGDDSQEGAGDDTTSDERDTIVTGGVRRRHQPKGPSALVTSGGTVRTGKTTSSSNSDRSMKTSTNSLPSEAVGHRNLALHLKFKSHQSAIDAKRKQFFLTLDQEPFQPLKSNMADLPSPSSTSLHSGHNHLIAEELGSKSSSAPVLLKDEENILTVPRANLRYSRSQSDRHLAEIEAIEACRWLRAAGFPQYAQMYEDHQFPIVVEDVAKDHPFLENDPLQSLFRRLHTLNRCANMHLDAHQHTPKPSQRDDSDDDSCALSEAWTFQHNSRRWSRVDDAIGLVSVINNKQQQQQRSSTRDGKGPGGGDSSTANGGSQTRRHNNNNTLLRAEDHEKLWLESGGKITIGVPSDTDSQDDCGGTVHLRRTGSERLKDGAKAILRRVESIKSRRRKKQNRDGLIILAPPPAHSSAHLSPHHGASSYDVMSYSNPTSPRPSSEMLAFGDALDAAGNRRNPFGNEQLGLRRNHHHLMLSPNSSAPSNAWSPLHGSAGGTLPFRQQVQLQQEGRSGDDSSSICSEDSGGGGGTGFEFSSTNAGTGRSEKSASTRKYTRAKKALRSKVITSTVSDDVSGGGALSDSECHAKQRRSKIKIELVGDLQGRNDDGVSTTTTTTGMDAKGATLAAPDASPSKLHRGGSLNLGKASRRYRDAFSNRSVRHSSKQADDGSERPSGKRPTVARWHSFQQPKVSPIDLKQADQLAAGSKDDRKSTPQRTGSAISQLVSSTSSPGGNAVITGKPHKPVVTSGTTIESGQLQQRTADGGADPGGGGGAGLRMSEMSCGQLLVVRKLGLANLTGYMERYCPTHRSGWNWDLPKFIKRIKTPDYKDRRVFGLPLVMNLQKYGGTVPHTIRLAFGWLERNALDQVGLFRKPGVKSRIAKLRSVIEASNDVGWRSDMFDEYHAYDVADLLKQYFRELPDPLLTGKLSETFIAIFQYLPEEVRAEAVQSAILLLPDEHREVLHLLLTFLERVVRNSSLNQMTANNLAVCFAPSLFYLLSGNRYTAASPRRKKTGPGSGAPDEKELSEAKASHECLAYMIDRFQSLWTITSEQMRRCNFNYMDESKPVPLASLGMEMHVQNWRGYLSESINECLREGRERPRGWVSLSSTDPSVATFFKKVGDGHPLRLWKCVTEVEAPPMEVIEHIVKERQLWDAYLMKWRTVEQLDHDTDVFQYACGQPITEYCVVRQWKNDLPRGACVIVEVSISHENATCLLGGVNGVVLASRYLIEPCGSGKCKLMHLSRVDMKGRTPDWYNKNYGHICQQYLSKIKKFFEHYTEGPETKV, encoded by the exons ATGATCGGCAAGTGTATTATGACGTCTCGGAGTGGCCCCGGTGGCTGTCCCGGTTGTGATGATGGTGCGAATGTTTCACACAACAGCAACCACATTCCGAAGGATGCGGTTCCGGTGGATGCTGGCAGGACTAGTGCCGTCCCGGTGACAGGGAACGGGTGTGTGGTTGGATCGTCGGTGGATCGGGTTGCTGTTCGAAGCCCGTTTCCACGCcgaaatgaaacgatcgcAACGGATCGTGTGTCGTCCCAAGGGACCACCGTTTCTGGCCAGGTGGAAAGCGGAACCGGAATGATGGATGAGTCCTTGCAGCCTTCGACGATGGGAGGCGATGATTGTACCGGTGTTGATACAACAGATGCTGCCAGCGGAACCACGGTCAAGTCCGGATCGTCTCAAACTGCGGGCGGGATCTTGATCGAAAAGGATGAAGATCCCTACGCCGAGCTGGAAAGGATCCTGGAAAGAGCGCAG GCGGAGATATCGGAAATGTTTGAGCAAACCCTGCTGGAGGAAAATTTGGCCGCCGTAGCAGCCCCAGCCGGAAGCGacaaaaagcggaaaaacgacCTAAAG GCACATCATGACGAGGAGCAAACGAACGACAACCGTGGTCCACCCAGGAACGGTTCACATCCGcagcaacatcatcaccatgaTCATCGTCAGCAGCAACACGCTAGTCATCACGTGAAGTATGCAACCATACCGCACGCACATGTTACCCATCAAAGCAAAGCGGCCATCGGTGGAGCACATTCGGCTACGATCGAGCGGAATCACTGGCCACCGGTAGCCGCCGATGGAGGTTCCAAGCGAACCCGCAATTCGTACGATCCACGGTACAGATCGCACGATCGGATGGAGCTGGTTAGTTCGACCACTTCCGGTATGACGCCCGGTTCGTTGCCGAAGGTGATGGCGGTTTATAAAACTGGCACTCGTTCCCAATCGGCTGGAGAAGCGATGTACTCGAGCGGGTATAGCAGTTACGGACGGTACACGGAGCGATCGGATAGTTTGTCGGATGATATGAGCCTGCTGGATGTGAGAGCTGCCTGTTGTGGTGATGATAGTCAGGAAGGTGCTGGAGATGATACGACGTCCGATGAACGTGACACGATCGTGACTGGTGGTGTCAGGAGGCGGCATCAACCCAAAGGTCCTTCGGCTTTGGTGACTTCCGGTGGGACAGTCAGAACCGGCAAGACCACTTCCAGCAGTAATAGTGATCGGAGCATGAAAACGAGCACGAATAGCCTCCCATCGGAGGCCGTTGGTCACCGGAATCTGGCATTACATCTGAAATTTAAATCACACCAGAGTGCGATCGATGCAAAACGGAAACAGTTCTTCCTTACGCTCGATCAGGAACCATTTCAACCGTTGAAATCGAACATGGCCGATCTGCCGTCCCCGAGCAGCACGTCGCTGCACAGTGGCCACAATCATCTCATCGCGGAGGAGCTTGGTTCTAAGTCGAGTTCGGCACCGGTGCTGCTAAAGGACGAGGAGAACATCCTTACGGTGCCAAGG gCGAATCTGCGCTACTCGCGATCACAGAGCGATCGACATCTGGCGG AAATCGAAGCTATCGAAGCGTGTCGATGGTTACGTGCCGCCGGATTCCCACAGTACGCCCAGATGTACGAGG ATCACCAGTTTCCCATCGTCGTGGAGGACGTCGCGAAGGATCATCCATTCCTGGAGAATGACCCGCTACAATCGCTGTTCCGCCGACTACACACGCTCAATCGGTGCGCTAATATGCACCTTGAcgcgcaccaacacacgccAAAACCTTCG CAACGTGACGACTCGGACGATGATAGTTGTGCGCTCAGCGAAGCCTGGACATTCCAACACAATAGCCGGCGCTGGTCGCGGGTTGACGACGCGATCGGGCTGGTCAGTGTGATAAACAataagcagcagcaacaacagagGTCCTCCACGCGAGATGGCAAAGGACCCGGTGGGGGTGATTCTTCGACCGCAAATGGTGGCTCTCAAACACGCCggcacaacaacaataacacgCTGCTACGTGCGGAGGATCACGAAAAGCTGTGGCTCGAGTCGGGTGGGAAGATCACGATCGGTGTCCCATCCGACACGGACTCGCAGGACGATTGTGGCGGTACCGTGCACTTACgacgcaccggaagcgaacggttGAAGGATGGCGCTAAGGCGATCCTGCGGCGTGTGGAGTCGATCAAATCGAGACGCCGGAAAAAGCAGAACCGTGACGGTTTGATCATCCTGGCACCACCTCCGGCACACTCGAGTGCGCATCTATCGCCTCACCACGGTGCATCGTCGTACGACGTGATGTCATACTCTAACCCTACTTCACCGCGACCATCATCCGAGATGCTCGCGTTTGGGGACGCACTTGATGCGGCTGGTAACCGCAGGAACCCATTCGGGAACGAGCAGTTGGGCTTGAGACGGAACCATCACCATCTGATGCTGTCACCGAATTCGAGTGCGCCTTCGAACGCATGGTCACCTTTGCACGGATCAGCCGGCGGAACACTTCCGTTCCGGCAGCAGGTTCAGTTACAGCAAGAGGGCCGATCCGGTGATGACTCATCGTCGATTTGCAGCGAAGAtagcggtggcggtggtggaaccGGGTTCGAATTTAGCTCAACTAACGCCGGAACCGGGCGCTCAGAAAAATCGGCCAGTACGCGGAAGTACACGCGAGCGAAGAAAGCCCTACGGAGCAAGGTCATCACCAGTACGGTGTCGGATGATGTgtccggtggaggcgccctgTCCGATTCCGAGTGTCACGCGAAACAGCGCCGATCGAAGATCAAGATCGAGCTCGTAGGTGATCTGCAAGGTCGGAACGATGACGGTGTATCGACGACGACTACTACGACTGGTATGGATGCGAAGGGTGCCACACTGGCCGCTCCAGATGCGTCACCATCGAAACTGCACCGTGGCGGTTCACTGAATCTCGGCAAAGCATCTCGCCGGTACCGGGACGCATTTAGCAATCGCTCTGTGCGCCACAGCTCGAAACAAGCGGACGACGGAAGTGAACGTCCTTCCGGCAAACGCCCAACCGTAGCTCGGTGGCACAGTTTTCAGCAGCCGAAGGTGTCCCCGATTGACCTTAAACAGGCGGATCAGCTAGCGGCCGGTTCGAAGGACGATCGGAAATCTACACCGCAACGTACCGGTTCCGCAATCAGTCAACTAGTCAGCAGTACCAGCTCACCCGGGGGAAACGCGGTGATCACGGGTAAACCCCACAAACCGGTGGTCACTTCCGGAACCACCATCGAGAGCGGCCAGTTGCAGCAACGGACGGCTGACGGTGGTGCAGATccaggcggtggtggtggtgccggaCTACGGATGTCCGAGATGTCCTGCGGACAGCTGCTGGTCGTGCGCAAACTCGGTCTGGCCAACTTGACCGGGTACATGGAGCGGTACTGTCCAACACACCGGTCCGGTTGGAACTGGGACCTGCCGAAGTTCATCAAGCGCATCAAAACGCCCGATTACAAGGACCGCCGAGTTTTCGGACTTCCGTTGGTGATGAACCTGCAGAAGTACGGTGGTACGGTGCCGCACACGATTCGTCTCGCGTTCGGATGGCTCGAACGGAACGCACTCGACCAGGTCGGTCTGTTCCGGAAGCCGGGTGTGAAGTCACGCATCGCAAAACTCCGGTCCGTCATCGAGGCAAGCAATGATGTCGGTTGGCGGAGTGACATGTTCGATGAGTACCATGCGTATGACGTTGCGGACCTGCTAAAGCAGTACTTCCGTGAGCTGCCCGATCCACTACTCACGGGGAAGTTGTCGGAGACATTCATTGCGATATTCCAAT ATCTACCGGAAGAGGTTCGTGCGGAAGCGGTCCAATCGGCCATTTTGCTGTTACCGGATGAACACCGTGAGGTGTTGCATCTGCTGCTGACATTCCTTGAGCGGGTGGTGCGTAACTCAAGCCTCAACCAAATGACGGCCAACAACCTGGCCGTTTGTTTCGCACCGTCGCTGTTTTATCTGCTCTCTGGAAATAG GTACACGGCGGCATCTCcgaggagaaagaaaacgggTCCCGGATCGGGCGCACCGGACGAAAAGGAACTGTCGGAGGCGAAGGCCTCACACGAGTGTCTGGCGTACATGATCGATCGCTTCCAGAGCCTCTGGACGATCACCAGCGAACAGATGCGCCGGTGCAACTTCAACTACATGGACGAATCGAAACCGGTGCCGCTTGCATCGCTCGGTATGGAGATGCACGTGCAAAACTGGCGCGGATATCTGTCCGAATCGATCAACGAGTGTCTCCGGGAGGGTCGTGAACG CCCGCGCGGTTGGGTTTCACTCAGCTCGACGGACCCGTCGGTGGCCACGTTCTTCAAGAAGGTTGGCGATGGCCATCCACTGCGGCTGTGGAAGTGCGTCACCGAGGTGGAAGCTCCACCAATGGAGGTGATCGAGCACATCGTTAAGGAACGGCAGCTCTGGGATGCGTATCTGATGAAGTGGCGTACGGTTGAGCAGCTGGATCATGACACCGATGTGTTTCAGTATGCTTGCGGGCAGCCCATCACGGAGTACTGCGTTGTGAG GCAATGGAAAAACGATCTGCCCCGTGGTGCTTGCGTGATAGTGGAGGTTTCCATTTCCCATGAAAATGCCACCTGCTTGCTCGGTGGCGTAAATGGCGTCGTGCTGGCTTCACGCTACCTTATCGAGCCCTGCGGAAGTGGAAAGTGCAAGTTGATGCACCTGTCGCGCGTCGATATGAA GGGTCGCACGCCTGACTGGTACAACAAAAACTACGGGCACATATGTCAGCAATATCTGTCGAAGATTAAAAAATTCTTCGAACACTACACCGAGGGACCTGAAACTAAAGTATAA
- the LOC128727362 gene encoding uncharacterized protein LOC128727362, whose translation MEGELQYGSKKYPIAAKNRKSKLDFLNDVRSHYEKKKKETADARREPRINLSVPGTPVCSRYLRRLSSQPEDGAERDVIDDGGTVANELVVSSLVLDKFLKDMKGLSRVKDENTDPLEQETNHSITGVPGHTTTEDYFKTSDDRKAYHRTFSEATGAIGQAPVIETNPVVKKYFEESVNQRSYRRDFSEAYGELPEVTAAGSSDPLQEKPKTKKKIKKSASKVTKNANIRPSQLISDTSDDERSSVSENEFLQELAQLKESKKRFEEQLHAYQTKVTTQPDPVAFPEPKSTQQFFEKSEQARTYQRTFSEAVQTVGGDLQQGVVRDPAMQQYFTDSATRQTYRRDFSEVYNEYEPPIRETLDGFKPTVPGTPISSRHLDKWKKPTGEVTVPAEERQPETLSEALASFNKELDNLMRTKPSPEVPQAKNPEGEFCVDTYLNTSQTKQTYSRSFSEAAQAFSRSEVKSPAVRSFFEESSRKGTLQRGFSEAYHEAVEAPNSVAPSTPGPDDEKTRPSEPTVGIPLQVPGTPISSKKLTELRRSTSELEPREAKTPAVMDTGKEQTTGQAPGGGFPAVIRVPLTPQLDVSVPSPPTNPTMATIWEAAVTSEHQP comes from the exons ATGGAGGGTGAACTACAGTACGGTTCGAAAAAGTATCCGATTGCGGCGAAAAACCGCAAATCGAAGCTGGACTTTCTCAACGACGTTCGGAGTCActacgagaagaagaaaaaggaaaccgccGACGCACGGAGGGAGCCCCGGATCAACCTGTCCGTGCCGGGAACTCCGGTCTGTTCGAGGTACCTTCGCAGGTTGTCGAGTCAACCGGAAGATGGCGCTGAACGGGACGTCATCGACGATGGTGGAACGGTGGCGAACGAACTCGTCGTCAGCAGTTTGGTGTTGGATAAGTTCCTGAAAGACATGAAGGGGTTGTCGCGTGTCAAGGATGAGAACACGGATCCGTTGGAGCAGGAAACGAACCATAGCATTACCGGCGTTCCTGGGCATACTACGACGGAGGATTACTTCAAAACGTCCGACGATCGGAAGGCGTATCACAGGACGTTCTCCGAGGCTACGGGTGCGATTGGCCAAGCTCCGGTAATCGAGACAAACCCCGTGGTGAAGAAGTACTTTGAAGAGTCCGTGAACCAGCGGAGTTATCGGAGGGACTTTTCCGAAGCGTACGGTGAGTTGCCTGAGGTAACTGCCGCAGGTTCATCGGATCCTTTACAGGAAAAGcccaaaacgaagaaaaaaataaagaaaagtgCTTCGAAGGTGACGAAAAACGCGAACATTCGACCCAGTCAGCTTATCAGCGACACGTCGGACGATGAGCGAtcgagtgtgagcgagaacgagTTCCTGCAGGAGCTGGCACAGCTGAAGGAGTCGAAGAAACGCTTCGAGGAGCAGCTGCATGCTTACCAGACGAAAGTGACCACCCAGCCGGATCCGGTGGCCTTCCCAGAGCCGAAATCAACGCAGCAGTTCTTTGAGAAATCGGAACAGGCGCGAACGTACCAGAGAACGTTTTCCGAGGCCGTCCAAACCGTTGGTGGAGACCTGCAGCAGGGAGTGGTTCGCGATCCGGCTATGCAGCAGTACTTCACTGATTCCGCAACGCGACAAACCTATCGGAGGGATTTCTCGGAGGTGTACAACGAGTACGAACCGCCGATTCGGGAGACGTTGGATGGCTTTAAACCCACCGTTCCAGGAACACCCATCAGTTCGAGGCATCTGGACAAATGGAAGAAACCCACCGGTGAGGTTACGGTTCCAGCAGAAGAACGCCAACCTGAGACGTTGTCGGAAGCGCTGGCAAGCTTTAACAAGGAACTGGACAATTTGATGCGCACCAAACCATCACCGGAGGTTCCGCAGGCGAAGAACCCGGAGGGAGAGTTCTGCGTGGACACATACCTCAACACGTCGCAGACGAAACAAACGTACAGTCGGTCCTTCTCCGAGGCGGCTCAagcattttcccgctcggAGGTGAAAAGCCCCGCGGTACGGTCCTTCTTCGAGGAATCGAGTCGAAAGGGAACGCTTCAACGTGGCTTTTCCGAGGCGTACCATGAagcggtggaggcgcccaatTCTGTAGCACCGAGTACGCCCGGTCCAGACGATGAGAAAACACGCCCTTCCGAACCCACGGTCGGGATACCCTTACAAGTTCCTGGAACTCCGATCAGCTCGAAGAAACTGACGGAATTGCGTCGCAGCACAAGCGAGCTGGAGCCTCGAGAAGCCAAGACTCCTGCAGTGATGGACACCGGTAAGGAGCAGACAACCGGACAGGCACCGGGCGGTGGGTTTCCGGCGGTGATCCGTGTTCCGCTAACGCCGCAGCTTGATG TTTCAGTGCCAAGCCCACCGACCAAcccgacgatggcgacgatctGGGAAGCGGCGGTTACCAGCGAGCACCAGCCGTAG
- the LOC128727879 gene encoding homeobox protein slou produces MTQAEEVLEVKNLYHSNVPDDQHPAHHGEKEHRQPDHGVDKRHVHQHPDRSRPQDTIVRNGRDHVEGDNSAPSEWTKQTQWHPHVYANPPKQPPTPHSIMDILGWKGSKAPSPAVTKEEGPSRAGASSSSPFDARSEEEARSMTSFFYRPTDVEKRAPPEVDEEEDHDVTVDQDEDSEEESGVKRSDAGRSRTGSPNEDEPLNLCISKPVVAVQVEGGPAGVHARMTPGCASRSSLERLHERKVTSEEDSTQESTRSSSAHLQQRRPHPSAAPRPRSIAPPPTLAHSSDADSDICMSNDDSSTTDGQFSTVNEAVASATMNMSTLFSLPKSTTAEGLLAGSITPAAASTNGSSLVATDRGSIEEETSTGVGHHRRKKKARTTFTGRQIFELEKQFEVKKYLSSNERTEMAKLLNVTETQVKIWFQNRRTKWKKQDSATGPSADVPSVQQSPKDVSGGGKTSRGPSSKASTPIPSGAADQLLGHPAKPAWISELESLQELQQPSAAPPPQHQSGGSGKSRAYAKSTTGGSGTAVRKSAAGSSERRSAAARQHEQRHLPGAAGTERRSSSSNSSASSRSSSAPVEHPHQQMAQSA; encoded by the exons ATGACCCAAGCAGAAGAGGTTCTCGAGGTGAAGAATCTCTATCACAGCAATGTGCCGGATGATCAACATCCGGCACATCACGGTGAGAAAGAACACCGACAACCAGACCACGGTGTGGACAAACGCCACGTTCATCAGCATCCCGATCGTTCGAGACCACAGGACACGATCGTACGTAACGGACGCGATCACGTGGAAGGTGACAACAGCGCCCCTAGCGAGTGGACAAAGCAAACCCAGTGGCATCCGCACGTGTACGCTAACCCACCAAAGCAGCCACCGACGCCTCACTCGATAATGGACATCCTTGGGTGGAAGGGTTCGAAGGCGCCAAGTCCTGCCGTTACCAAAGAAGAAGGTCCGTCGAGGGCTGGCGCGAGTAGTAGCAGTCCGTTTGATGCCAGAAGCGAGGAGGAAGCTCGAAGCATGACGTCGTTCTTCTATCGTCCGACAGACGTTGAGAAGCGtgcaccaccggaagtcgACGAGGAGGAGGATCACGATGTGACCGTCGATCAGGACGAGGATAGCGAGGAGGAATCAGGGGTGAAACGATCGGACGCTGGGCGTTCGCGAACAGGGAGTCCTAACGAGGACGAACCGCTGAATCTGTGCATATCGAAGCCTGTGGTGGCAGTGCAGGTAGAAGGAGGACCTGCTGGTGTTCACGCCAGGATGACGCCAGGATGTGCGAGTCGCAGTTCGTTGGAGCGGTTACACGAACGGAAAGTTACATCGGAGGAAG ATTCCACGCAAGAATCGACACGATCTTCTTCCGCACATCTCCAACAACGCCGGCCACATCCTTCCGCGGCTCCAAGACCCCGATCCATCGCACCTCCTCCAACATTGGCCCACTCGAGTGATGCCGACTCGGACATTTGCATGTCAAACGACGACTCATCGACCACCGACGGACAGTTCAGTACCGTCAACGAGGCCGTAGCCTCAGCCACCATGAACATGTCGACGTTGTTCTCACTCCCAAAGTCGACAACCGCCGAAGGACTGCTGGCAGGATCGATAACGCCGGCAGCAGCGTCTACAAACGGCAGCTCGTTGGTGGCCACCGATCGTGGTTCTATTGAAGAGGAAACGTCCACCGGTGTGGGTCATCATCGGCGCAAGAAGAAGGCTCGCACCACGTTTACCGGACGGCAGATCTTTGAGCTGGAAAAGCAGTTCGAGGTGAAGAAGTATCTCTCGTCGAACGAGCGGACGGAAATGGCCAAACTGCTGAACGTCACGGAAACGCAG GTTAAAATATGGTTTCAAAATCGACGCACCAAGTGGAAAAAGCAGGACAGCGCGACGGGGCCGTCGGCGGATGTCCCGTCCGTGCAGCAATCCCCGAAGGATGtgtccggtggtggaaaaaccagCCGAGGTCCATCGTCTAAAGCGTCGACTCCGATCCCGTCCGGTGCGGCTGACCAGCTGTTAGGCCATCCAGCGAAACCGGCGTGGATTAGCGAACTGGAGAGCCTTCAGGAACTGCAGCAACCCTCAGCGGCGCCTCCACCGCAACATCAATCTGGGGGCTCGGGAAAATCGCGTGCGTACGCAAAATCAACAACCGGCGGTAGTGGTACCGCTGTAAGAAAGAGTGCCGCTGGATCGAGTGAACGACGTAGCGCGGCAGCGAGACAACACGAACAGCGCCACCTACCGGGCGCAGCGGGTACTGAGCGgcgtagtagcagcagcaatagcagCGCTAGCAGTCGAAGCAGCAGCGCACCAGTTGAGCATCCCCACCAACAGATGGCGCAATCCGCATGA
- the LOC128724432 gene encoding guanine deaminase: protein MKQIFIGQIVHSKSLDELVVLEDGFVAVNDGEIEAIGDRSQMDSFPREHYTPVQLSPSQFLLPGFIDCHIHAPQVPNIGLGLDKPLLEWLDSYTFPLESNYRDADFAARVYKYVVNTTIAHGTTTACYFASIFTETNKILVDEMVRQGQRGFVGKVSSNRMCPDFYIECNTESSIKDNVEFIRYVMELKSELVRPIVTPRFAITCDDELLRELAKLAKKHNLNVQTHVSENLGEIATVKEQFPSAPHYVGVYDEVGLLTNRTVLAHGVHLEDAELEMLSARETSIAHCPSSNTNLGSGFCDVRRLLKARVKVGLGTDVSGGSEISILAAMRAALGVSQHLNFMKTHDVKGTGRVEGGENAEKYIPLTYKQALFLATLGGAQALALDKQVGNFEKGKQFDALVIDTEHQPIGGYNLPESVMEGKTKNQQLLELIQKFVYVGDDRNIAQVYVAGKQVKL, encoded by the exons ATGAAGCAGATTTTCATCGGACAAATCGTGCATTCCAAGTCGCTCGACGAGCTTGTGGTTTTGGAAGACGGTTTTGTCGCCGTTAACGATGGCGAG ATCGAAGCCATTGGAGATCGTTCGCAGATGGATAGTTTTCCTAGAGAACATTACACACCAGTTCAATTATCGCCATCCCAGTTCTTGCTGCCCGGTTTCATTGACTGCCACATACACGCGCCACAGGTTCCGAATATTGGTCTTGGCCTGGATAAGCCACTCCTAGAGTGGTTGGATTCGTACACATTCCCGTTGGAATCAAACTATCGCGATGCTGACTTTGCCGCACGGGTTTACAAGTATGTCGTG AACACTACCATAGCTCATGGCACAACTACCGCGTGCTATTTCGCATCAATTTTCACGGAAACCAACAAAATACTGGTGGACGAAATGGTACGCCAAGGACAGCGGGGTTTCGTCGGAAAAGTATCATCGAACCGGATGTGCCCAGATTTTTATAT TGAATGTAATACCGAATCATCAATTAAGGACAATGTGGAGTTCATTCGCTATGTGATGGAATTGAAAAGCGAACTGGTGCGCCCAATCGTGACCCCGCGCTTTGCAATTACCTGTGACGACGAGCTGCTGCGTGAGTTGGCAAAGCTTGCGAAAAAGCACAACTTAAACGTGCAAACGCACGTATCGGAGAATTTGGGAGAAATTGCCACGGTTAAGGAGCAATTCCCGAGCGCACCGCACTACGTTGGCGTGTACGATGAGGTTGGCCTTCTAACAAACCGAACCGTGTTAGCTCATGGTGTGCATCTGGAAGACGCCGAGCTAGAGATGCTATCAGCACGCGAAACATCGATAGCGCATTGTCCCAGCTCAAACACGAACCTCGGATCTGGGTTCTGTGATGTACGCCGATTGCTGAAGGCCCGCGTTAAAGTTGGTCTTGGCACCGACGTGTCGGGGGGTAGCGAAATCAGCATCCTTGCGGCAATGCGTGCCGCTTTGGGGGTGTCCCAGCATTTGAATTTCATGAAAACGCACGACGTTAAAGGAACGGGACGAGTAGAGGGAGGAGAAAATGCAGAAAAGTACATTCCACTCACCTACAAACAGGCTCTGTTTTTGGCCACACTCGGAGGAGCGCAAG CATTGGCATTGGACAAGCAAGTGGGTAATTTCGAGAAAGGGAAACAATTCGATGCATTGGTAATCGATACGGAACATCAACCGATCGGGGGATACAATCTGCCAGAGAGcgtgatggaaggaaaaaccaaaaaccagcaGCTGTTAGAGCTTATTCAGAAGTTTGTCTACGTTGGAGATGACAGAAACATAGCGCAGGTTTACGTTGCTGGAAAACAAGTCAAGCTATGA